GTATCGAAAACACTTTAATGGATAACAACCAAATTTGGCCCAAACTGCGATCCGTTACGGCCCAGGCCCAATTTCAACTTCGCCAGTAGctatttcttcttcaacaagttGATACCACTACAAAATTGCTTTTCAATTTTTCTCCGGCGAATTCCTTACGATCTCTTTCTCCGGCGATTTATAAATCGTAAGTTCCCTATTTCGTTAATGTAAGCTTGATTTATTATCTCGCATCTAGTATTGTGATTTTCTACCTAATAATATGCATTTTACTTTGCTTGTTAGGTTGTAAATGCgctgaattttttttggtatattttaaTGATGTTTTTTGAGTTTTCTTACATCCAAGTGATAACTTTCAAGTCGTTTATATAAAATGATGGTTTAGAAGAATTTTTACAACTAGTTTAACCAATTATAGCAGGTTCCTTGGCCGGGTAGTTTTGATATGCTTTGATGAGTTTGTAACTTGTAACAGACCTATGCTCATCATTTGTTTGATGATGTGACTTTTGTGAATACACAGTTACCCTTACCTCTAAAAATTATAGCAGGTTGCTTTGCTTGCCATGTTATAATGGTGCTGAATTCTTTATTGTGTAGTAAGATGCCTTTGGGTGTTAATAAGCAATGGAGAACTATTCTTAGAAGCACATATAAAAGGAGTATAATACCATGAAAGATGgaaattttgatgatgcttTTTGAGCTTTTCAACACTTGGGATAGAAgtgataaattttaataaactGATGGGGTAAATAATCTTTAGGTTTGTCCTTGTTAAAAATTAACCTTTATTTTGTTGATGAGCATGGTGTCTGGGCCAACTTGtatgcacctcgactaattccataGGGAACCTCTTTTCCACCAATAAGTACCAATTAACTCTGTCCAAGAAGGTTTGGataagtgggaagaaatcacctagtgtttttggcCTTTGCTTGAATTTGAACCTAAGACCTCCATGTTTTCAACCTACTTTATTGACCACTAATCCTTTTCTCTCAAACCTTCCAATTATCCACAACCATTTTGGTTCCTAACTATGAACTATCAGCATTTGATATCAATTGATTTAAGTTATCACTTTAACCCAACTGAGGCCATATGGAATGCCTTGAGTTTAGTTTAGTATGTTAGAAAGCTTTGATAGTTAGGTTCTCTCTtaataatcaatcaattttttgTCTACCGCGATTGTTAAGTATTACTGAATGATATGTATTTGATTTATCCATTATTGCAGCTAAAGGTTGTAAATGATGAAGATCGATTTTAGTGGACTTGAACCAAGGGCCCCACTTCGAGGGGAGTCTTCTGAGCTGTTCGATGGAATTTCGAATTCTCCATCATTCCATCTTCCTAATACTGCTAATGTGAGTCTGACTATTTCTCTGTTGTGTCCAATTATATTCAGTTAATTGGGGATCTATCGAGTCCTAATTCTCTAAATATGTTATACTTTTTTTTCCTCTGTGTTCTTTTAGTTTGATGGTTTTCAAAAAGAAGCAATCCAAATGGTGAAGCCCGCAAAGGGAACCACAACCCTTGCTTTCATTTTTAAAGGAGGTGTCATGGTTGCTGCTGATTCTCGGGCTAGCATGGGAGGATATATATGTAAACCCTTTTGCTCATTATTGTCTTTATGATAAACAATGTGAAGAAATTCCTCATTTACTTATCAACTCTGCTACTGATATGAACATCCATTTGTCTATGGTTTATGGTTCTTGTGTTGTGACCTTGCTGGCAAGAGAACTTACTACCCTCTGCCCCTGTCTAATGACTTGATATAACCATATTCAGTGGCTCATGGGACATGCAAGACCTCATTGTTTTCATGATTGAGTTTTTTTGGGTGCAAGTGAAGCTATATTTTCCCGGTTTGAGCATAAAATGTTATTGGTTTTAAAAGTGTCTACGTTCTACAAAATTTTCCTCTGTGCTGTGTCAGTGTCACTATAGCTATTGGTATAGTGACTAGAACTTGGAATTGGTACCTTAAGCAGGGTGTTTGGATAAAATAGACATAATCTGATTTTTTAATGATCAGAAAAAGAAAGTCTGATTTATTGGGTACCTGAAACGTAAACTTtaattaacttcaatttttaaatgGTTGTGTTATGGATTTATGCTATATAAGACTTGTATATGTTTTAGTCTTGGGTGTGTCATATTTGACTGTGAAGTTCTTCACTAGAGGAATGTGAATTCCAAATTTTAGGTAATAACAAATACTGTTTAAGTGTTATTCCTTGATCTATTGCAGCTCTTTTGATTTGGCCTGTCCTTTTAAGATGTGTCTTCCTTTCCTTGTAATATTTTGCAGCATCTCAATCTGTGAAGAAAATCATTGAAATTAATCCCTATATGCTTGGCACAATGGCTGGTGGGGCTGCTGACTGCCAATTCTGGCATAGAAACCTGGGAATCAAGGTATTCGGTTATAAACTACTTATGCTTCCTTTTCTGAGTTGCTGTATTTACCCATTTTACCAGGGGAGTACTTGATATAAATCAATTCTGGGCCTCTACATTACAGAGACCCTGTATTCTAGAGAATTTTAATGCTTCTGActgcatatatttatttaggATGGTTGTGTACTGCTCTCTTCACTCAAcagtaaaaaaaagagaatggaAAAAGGTGAGTATAAGCTAATAATAAGAACGGAAATATGACCACATTGAAGgggtaaaaataaagaaatgactAAAAATAAGTAGAGATGTTAGCGAACTGGTTCTTTGAAAGTCTCTTTCCGGTTAGTTTCTTCAAGTCTATGCCCCCATCTGTTGGCCATATTTCACTCTGCAGATTAAGGTCTCCTGAAGTTAAAGTCTAATTGTGCTTAttcaaaagataataaaaaGGGTGGGGGATGGGGAGGGGACATGCATATCCTCTACCCCTGACCTATTTGCAGAAGAGAGTTCtgaaccttttattttattttcataagaGGTAGTAGTAAGGATTTTGGCTTCATGTACTTTGGAAGAGTTGGTCACCTGTTTCTTTTTCTGATTCAGTGCCGTCTTCATGAACTGGCAAACAAAAGGAGAATTTCAGTTACTGGAGCTTCAAAGCTGCTGGCAAACATTTTATATTCTTACCGTGGAATGGGTTTGTCTGTTGGAACCATGATTGCTGGTTGGGATGAGAAGGTAGTGAAAGATGGATACTGGTAAAGtttgcaaaatttcaaattcccTTTTTCTTACTAATATAAAAGCTTGATTTCGCAGGGTCCAGGACTATACTATGTGGATAGTGAGGGAGGACGGCTTAAAGGAAACAGATTCTCTGTTGGATCTGGTTCTCCTTATGCTTATGGTGTTTTGGATAATGGGTGTGTGTTTTCTTCCACATTTTCCTATCAGCATTGCCATGGTTTCCCTTGTGTGTACTTGATAATGATTGTTAACTAGAATTGTCATATCTGTATGACAAAGGTGACTGACTTTCAGACATCTTATTAGTCAGCCTTTCGTATATGGCTTGTGCATATTGAAGTGCAAAAGACTGCATTCACGAGATCAGATGCATTTACCTGTTGGACATACTAGACTTCAGTGTCTTCTCAAAATGAGAAAGTTGTGTTGTGCCCCTAAGGTCTACAACATATTCAATACGCAggagggtggggtggggtgtTGCAGACGTTTCAAAGTGACTCCATAGTTTATTGTGCTGATCACTTTTGCAGCTTAAAACTCCTCGTGCTTATGACACACTTTTAACTTAAGGAAACCACTGAACTCTGCGTCCCATCTCTAATTCTAATTTTCCTCCCTATGCTGTTTCACTCTAGGTACCGATATGATCTGTCTGTGGAAGAAGCAGCCGAGTTGGCTAGACGAGCAATTTATCATGCTACATTCCGTGATGGAGCTAGTGGAGGTGTTGCTAGTGGTATGTTTCATGCATCTCATCCACAAAAAAAGAGGAAATGCAATATTAGTTGGCTTTCCCCCGTCTCTCTGTTGTATATTCGTTCCATGGTCTCTGTGTATTTGTCATTAACTCGTGGATTGTTTCAGTTTATCATGTCGGACCAAATGGATGGAAGAAGCTTTCAGGTGACGATGTTGGAGAACTCCACTACCACTACTATCCCGTCGAAGTGGCAGCTGTGGAGCAGGAAATGGCTGAAGTGCCAGTGGCCTAAGGAAAAACAAAACCAAGATCAAATATGTGCTCATCTTCGCAAGTTAAAGCgactgtttaattttcttctgaGACTGTATTTTGTGGTCTTGCAATCTGTAAAACCGTAAAAACTTATCTACACCATatgttttaaactttaaacCAAGCCAATAGATGCAAGGCAATGTGTGTTCCATTCATCACttagtgtgtttggtatggacaaaatgttttccaatttttccaTGTTTTGTTGGCTTAAATgttaggaaaatgtttttcaaatcaactcattttcctcaaatttaaggaaaatgacttgccttcaaaattaaggaaaatatttttcaaaactctatttcatcctttaattcttttttcttacCTTACCCATATCTTGTGGCGGAGTTAGGATTTTTACTAAGGggtttaaaatttgaagtacGTAACACACGAACTAATCGATGAGAactcgacatctactatatatacataaacaataatttaatcttgctaaaatagttaaaaaagaatgacctagtttcatttttaatctgtgtaaaaaaaaatgacccctttccttttttggcaacactttaatttcaacttttcacgtgacatgtttaaggccacaagattaaagggcattttggtatatttgacataactttaatttaaaaccataagattaaaaagtcttctttttttcttaaattccgtTCCAAGTCAAATtgggtcattttttttatatctttttttatgacaagggaaattCGCAGCCgttaccctttgggtgcgcacaaggTAAAACCTCCGCtcttatgcaatagctcgcaaactacataggagaggtaaccagCACTAGacaagcctggtgcgacgagctcgacccagaaggcaaaccccttgctttcgctggcaaggggtttcgaacttgagacctccaacatggaagtcccaagctcaaaccactgggccaccccgaaatGAAGAGAGCAATATTTTTTGTCGAAGGGGGTTCAGATAAACCCCTAACAGAAGGCTAGCTCCATCCCCTACACATACCCCATACCCGACCCTCcccattcaaaaaaataaaattattttttttcaattttcttatttttttaaatttcaaatatatttttatccctACCACCAAATCAGCCCTCCTCCCCCCTCTcaaaccaaaagaaaataatttttaaataattttttaatttttttttcaaattttaagatattttttttacttcaccACCCCTACtccctaaaaaaaaattgctttagaaaaatacattttttttaaaaaaaaatttacccaCTCCCCTCTACCCCCAATTGTTAGATGACAGTAAAGGAATGGAGGGAGAAGtaacaataaaaatacataatttttttatattctacTTAAGGTATTTTGTTTCATCAGATCTGGTTGTCTCttttatatgtatgtatgtatctCCTTCATCTCCTTTTGGTTCTTCGTTTAATATTACCTCTTACTCGAATTGTGCATCTTCGGTATGTTTTCGTAACTGaatttggggtttttttttggttctttgGAGGCTCTGCCCTTGGCAGGGATGAACTCGTTATCTTCTGTTTGTTGTGGCTATGTAATTATCTGATTGATATGGAGTTCAATTGATTAACTT
The DNA window shown above is from Solanum stenotomum isolate F172 chromosome 6, ASM1918654v1, whole genome shotgun sequence and carries:
- the LOC125868301 gene encoding proteasome subunit beta type-5-like, which encodes MMKIDFSGLEPRAPLRGESSELFDGISNSPSFHLPNTANFDGFQKEAIQMVKPAKGTTTLAFIFKGGVMVAADSRASMGGYISSQSVKKIIEINPYMLGTMAGGAADCQFWHRNLGIKCRLHELANKRRISVTGASKLLANILYSYRGMGLSVGTMIAGWDEKGPGLYYVDSEGGRLKGNRFSVGSGSPYAYGVLDNGYRYDLSVEEAAELARRAIYHATFRDGASGGVASVYHVGPNGWKKLSGDDVGELHYHYYPVEVAAVEQEMAEVPVA